Proteins found in one Epinephelus fuscoguttatus linkage group LG4, E.fuscoguttatus.final_Chr_v1 genomic segment:
- the hsd17b2 gene encoding estradiol 17-beta-dehydrogenase 2 codes for MIHIKVLFRGGSDCIRCPSDSQLCAAAEKEQVSEKTAVGRSTTYLCVGGTERGQDWRCKDFETAPRTRHTGKTAERETQSDRRRMDITSCFCAVAAAVYFFTVLWRFKEDCGAGNRPGIVGALLWALGALGGAALFFTVTSGVCGSVLLGCSLILICGTDRRGELLPGHGRAVLITGCDSGFGHALANRLSEGGVMVFAGVLDVNGAGAQQLRECGRENLQVLQLDVTDHSQIETAHRYICAQVADTGLWGLVNNAGVLYCPVDAELTPFKAYRHCVDVNFLSAVKMSQVFLPLLRRSRGRIVNVSSVAGEVPMPTFAAYGAPKAALSNFSNVMRMELSEWGVKVALIQPTGFRTKIFGNSDDVSRYTDEILSSVSSEVREDYGEVYISSLPSSLSKMSSQCPADLSPVVEDMRHALLSVHPKTMYRPGQMAWFLPFLQRCCSTTVSDPIITKITKFTDCKPAALNSS; via the exons ATGATCCATATCAAGGTGTTGTTcagaggtggatctgactgtaTCAGATGTCCCAGTGACTCCCAACTGTGTGCGGCTGCAGAAAAGGAACAGGTTTCAGAAAAAACAGCTGTTGGCAGGAGCACAACATACCTGTGTGTAGGTGGCACAGAGAGAGGGCAGGACTGGAGGTGTAAAGACTTTGAGACTGCTCCTCGCACCAGACACACGGGTAAAACAgctgagagagaaacacaatCAGACAGGCGGAGGAtggacatcacttcctgtttctgtgctgtagctgcagctgtgtacTTCTTCACTGTGCTGTGGAGGTTTAAAGAAGACTGTGGAGCTGGAAACCGGCCAGGTATTGTCGGGGCCCTCCTCTGGGCCCTCGGTGCCCTTGGTGGGGCCgctctgtttttcactgttacTTCAGGTGTCTGTGGGTCTGTCCTCCTCGGCTGCAGCTTGATCCTGATCTGTGGGACTGACAGGAGAGGGGAGCTGCTGCCAGGACATGGCAGAGCAGTGCTGatcacag GCTGTGATTCAGGTTTTGGTCACGCCCTGGCCAACCGGCTCAGTGAGGGCGGAGTGATGGTGTTTGCTGGCGTGCTGGATGTGAACGGAGCTGGAGCTCAGCAGCTGAGAGAATGCGGGCGTGAAAACCTGCAGGTCCTGCAGCTCGATGTCACTGACCACTCCCAGATAGAGACGGCACACAGGTACATCTGTGCTCAGGTGGCTGACACAG GTCTGTGGGGTTTGGTGAATAACGCAGGAGTCCTCTACTGTCCTGTGGACGCGGAGCTCACCCCGTTCAAAGCGTACAGACACTGTGTGGACGTGAACTTCCTGTCTGCTGTGAAGATGTCTCAGGTGTTCCTCCCTCTGCTGAGGAGGTCCAGAGGACGCATCGTCAACGTGTCCAGTGTGGCAG GTGAGGTGCCAATGCCGACGTTTGCTGCTTACGGAGCCCCAAAGGCAGCACTGAGCAATTTCTCCAATGTGATGAGAATGGAGTTGTCTGAGTGGGGAGTCAAAGTGGCTTTAATTCAACCTACAGGATTCAGAACAA AAATTTTTGGGAACAGTGACGACGTCTCTCGCTACACAGACGAGATCCTCTCATCTGTTTCTTCCGAAGTCAGAGAGGATTATGGGGAGGTGTACATCTCGTCTCTCCCCAGCAGTCTGTCCAAAATGTCCAGTCAGTGTCCAGCGGACCTGTCTCCTGTGGTGGAGGACATGCGTCATGCTCTGCTGTCAGTCCATCCCAAAACCATGTACAGGCCCGGACAGATGGCATGGTTTCTCCCGTTCCTCCAGCGCTGCTGCTCCACCACTGTGTCCGACCCCATCATCACGAAGATCACTAAATTCACTGACTGTAAACCGGCGGCGCTCAACAGCAGCTGA
- the snx20 gene encoding sorting nexin-20 codes for MRSGSFDSHRVPVERRYSDFSHFHHKLLEEFEEELEDVVLPRKHLSGNFSPEIISERRLGLQDYLAKLYSVRCVRHSPHFAKFFTEQEQKRAHDLLRAGQFKPAVEQLKNVLEVEEKLLPWQNPTLIVPTLSALAICYRDLEEPEKASAAAQRALPPVRRYGLKNYRAALLDLLVDLGYQLGRPVAQLQEELTVLRDAERGEVSPRSLKELVVQQFPSL; via the coding sequence ATGCGCTCTGGCAGCTTCGATTCCCACCGTGTGCCTGTGGAGCGCCGTTACAGCGACTTTTCCCACTTCCACCACAAACTGCTGGAGGAGtttgaggaggagctggaggatgTAGTTCTCCCCCGAAAACACCTGAGCGGGAACTTCAGCCCTGAAATAATCTCAGAGCGTCGCCTTGGCCTCCAGGACTACCTGGCTAAACTTTACAGTGTTCGCTGCGTTCGGCATTCTCCTCATTTCGCCAAGTTCTTCACTGAGCAGGAGCAGAAACGAGCACATGATCTGTTGCGAGCGGGACAGTTTAAGCCTGCTGTGGAGCAGCTGAAGAATGTGttagaggtggaggagaagttGTTACCTTGGCAGAACCCCACCCTGATTGTACCCACCCTCTCCGCCCTTGCAATCTGTTACCGGGACCTGGAGGAACCAGAAAaggcctctgctgctgctcagagagCCTTGCCTCCAGTGAGACGCTACGGACTTAAAAACTACAGAGCTGCACTGCTGGATCTGCTGGTGGATCTGGGTTATCAGCTGGGACGTCCTGTCGCTCAGTTACAGGAGGAGCTGACTGTCCTAAGGGATGCTGAGAGGGGTGAGGTGTCCCCTCGCTCTCTGAAAGAGTTAGTGGTCCAACAGTTCCCGAGTCTCTGA
- the LOC125887123 gene encoding uncharacterized protein LOC125887123, giving the protein MEPNPEDPPSLTAALLYSMLSLNVPPSVGNQMFELYRVQTALLRRRRVRERMEQDRRRRQYLRRRRAFILSSITAILSLITATTNRHVWVLNRSPGQTFWSSAESFDDEEWKAQFRVSRDTFDYLLERIGPAIKRRRTNYRVPIEPRRRLAITLWWFARSGEYRSIASMFGVGIATVCVIVRQVISAILDRLYRRVVSLPSGQRLEDTIRAFKDRCYPQCAGAIGGTHIPIAPPRDNPDDYLNRKGWHSVILQAVVDHNICFTDVYAGWPGSTNSSTVLSSSDLYLKAEDRPDGYLFPRQRSVMSDGVEIPIHLIGDASFPLKPWLMKGYCQEHQLSPEQRRFTYTLNSARSVVDTAFTRLKGRWRCLLKKSDIDVSMMPRVVAACCVLHNICEIRGDSFLPEWNFEIAPSGNYLRQPETEPYEGDTYCTAEVIRDIVTYNLLTILQY; this is encoded by the exons ATGGAGCCGAACCCGGAGGATCCTCCGTCACTAACGGCAGCGTTACTTTACTCCATGCTGAGCCTGAATGTCCCTCCGTCGGTCGGTAACCAGATGTTCGAGCTGTACCGGGTCCAGACGGCCCTGCTGAGGCGGAGGAGGGTCCGGGAGAGGATGGAGCAGGACCGGCGGCGGCGGCAGTACCTCCGGAGGAGGAGGGCGTTCATTCTGTCCTCCATCACCGCGATACTGAGCCTCATCACCGCCACCACCAACAGACACGTCTGGGTCCTGAACCGGAGCCCCGGGCAGACCTTCTGGTCTTCAGCCGAATCGTTTGACGATGAGGAGTGGAAGGCGCAGTTCCGTGTGTCCCGGGACACCTTTGACTACCTGCTGGAGCGGATCGGACCGGCCATCAAACGCCGCAGGACCAACTACCGGGTCCCGATTGAGCCGCGCCGCAGACTGGCCATCACCCTGTGGTGGTTCGCCCGGTCCGGGGAGTACCGCTCCATCGCCAGCATGTTCGGGGTGGGGATAGCGACCGTGTGTGTCATCGTGCGGCAGGTGATCTCAGCCATACTGGACCGGCTGTACCGGCGCGTCGTGTCGCTGCCGAGCGGACAGCGGCTGGAGGACACCATCAGGGCCTTCAAGGATCGCTGCTACCCGCAGTGTGCCGGGGCCATCGGCGGGACTCACATCCCCATCGCCCCACCGAGGGACAACCCGGACGACTACCTGAACAGGAAGGGGTGGCACTCAGTGATCCTGCAGGCTGTGGTGGACCACAACATCTG TTTCACTGACGTGTATGCTGGCTGGCCTGGAAGTACGAACAGCTCCACTGTGCTCTCCAGCTCAGACCTGTACTTGAAAGCAGAGGACCGCCCTGATGGTTACTTGTTCCCCAGACAG AGGTCGGTCATGTCTGATGGAGTGGAGATCCCCATCCACCTGATCGGTGATGCGTCGTTCCCTCTAAAGCCGTGGCTCATGAAGGGATACTGCCAGGAACACCAGCTGTCTCCTGAGCAGCGTCGCTTCACCTACACCCTCAACTCTGCTCGCTCCGTGGTCGACACCGCATTCACACGGCTGAAAGGACGCTGGAGGTGCCTGCTGAAAAAGAGTGACATCGACGTCTCCATGATGCCCAGAGTTGTGGCCGCGTGCTGCGTTCTGCACAACATCTGTGAAATCAGAGGGGACAGTTTCCTCCCTGAGTGGAACTTTGAGATTGCTCCTTCTGGTAATTATCTAAGACAGCCTGAAACAGAACCGTACGAAGGAGACACGTACTGCACTGCTGAGGTCATCAGAGACATTGTGACTTATAACCTGTTGACGATACTGCAGTACTGA
- the rbl2 gene encoding retinoblastoma-like protein 2 isoform X1: MSDEDDFLQKARAGFEDLCRALNMDEEASTEAWKTYENISRNFTLEGSELHWLACALYVACRSSVPTVGKGTAEGNYVSLTRILRCSEMSLIEFFSKMKKWQDMANLPQDFRQSTNKLERNFTVSAVIFKKYVPIFKAIFKAPSDEPPRVHRSRKQRRHPCTVTEVFNFCWVLFVHAKGNFPMISDDLVNSYHLLLCALDLVFTNALLCNARKDLLNPSFRGLPEDFSSKDFRPSAGPYCFIEQLCELHDGLVLEAKGVKEHFWKPFIKKLFHKRIIRGKEDSLTGFLDPMNFGDSFLSLTRVYEEHVLATGSLDERIFTGEGASEDIGTPGPCLCEGVENQDSATYRLHTSLTASALKVSTPLTGRKYVQENSLASPVSSAMKSVGRLHTLLSGTKQGPSAKLTETLRTCARDPSDVIKQRLKDMFELLCQHYEGSGAENRGMGKDMAVKYFHLAEALYYRILESIIEREKMILGDADLSCILEQDIFHRSLLACCLEIVVFSYRPPGDFPNLISIFQLPAYHFYKVIEVLVRSEQGLFREVVKHLNQVEEQVLESLAWTSDSPLWESLRASKDPVPACQQVMPPQYLEQSDESSSGSGSGSVPVTPINHGADLNANSTVKGMSPSPTTLLDRYSSPPTGLHRRRLFVDPVDGEPGVTSSTSTSTAPPTVTKTGQASLVTTIPAGQTVVTMATATVTANNGQTVTIPVHGIANESGGITFIPVQVSVTGQGGATLQPLSAQTLTGTLTVQSPVTKPAVKPASRPLRKGSLSLFFRKVYHLASVRLRDLCAKLDISSDLRRKIWTCFEYSLVHCTELMMDRHLDQLLMCAVYVMAKVTKEDKSFQNIMKCYRTQPQASSNVYRSVLISGRRRRHSGSNDTNKHNSPADTTQDPAGGDISPVSIRSSSTMPTPQPGSAPSTPTNTSNKNSSSSSSSSSFTVGDGEEERGDLIHFYNNVYIKQMRHFALRYSASSPSAGVETPPLCPYPTLRTGSPRRMLLSSKHSIYISPHKTGTVPTPPTPRDKIYYYICSSPPNRLQEINSMIRTGETPTRKRSLPLEGETSPKRVCPDNHSALLRRLQDVANDRSSSH; the protein is encoded by the exons ATGAGCGACGAGGACGACTTTTTGCAGAAAGCCCGAGCCGGGTTTGAAGATCTGTGTCGGGCTTTAAATATGGACGAAGAGGCGAGCACCGAGGCGTGGAAAACCTACgaaaacatcagcagaaacTTTACATTAGAG GGCAGCGAGCTGCACTGGCTGGCCTGTGCTCTGTACGTGGCCTGCAGGTCATCAGTGCCGACGGTGGGGAAAGGCACTGCTGAGGGGAACTACGTGTCTCTGACCAGAATCCTACGCTGCTCAGAGATGAG CCTGATAGAGTTTTTCAGTAAGATGAAGAAGTGGCAGGACATGGCCAACCTGCCGCAGGATTTCCGTCAGAGCACCAACAAGCTGGAGAGAAACTTCACCGTGTCGGCGGTCATCTTTAAGAAGTACGTTCCCATCTTCAAAGCCATCTTCAAGGCGCCGTCAGACGAGCCGCCACGAGTTCACCGCAGCCGCAAACAGAG ACGGCATCCCTGCACTGTGACCGAGGTCTTCAACTTCTGCTGGGTTTTATTTGTTCATGCTAAAG GGAACTTCCCCATGATCAGTGATGACCTGGTGAACTCGTATCACCTCTTGCTGTGTGCCCTCGACCTCGTCTTCACCAACGCTCTGCTGTGCAACGCCAGGAAGGACCTGCTCAACCCCAGCTTCAGAG GTCTCCCAGAGGACTTCAGCAGTAAAGACTTCAGGCCGTCTGCAGGTCCGTACTGCTTCATAGAGCAGCTGTGTGAGCTGCATGACGGTCTGGTGCTGGAGGCCAAAGGAGTCAAAGAACACTTCTGGAAACCTTTCATCAAGAAACTCTTCCACAAGAGG ATCATCAGAGGAAAAGAGGACAGTCTGACCGGCTTTCTGGATCCCATGAACTTTGGAGACAGTTT TTTGTCTCTGACTCGGGTGTATGAGGAACATGTTCTGGCCACCGGCAGTCTGGATGAGAGGATCTTCACCGGTGAGGGGGCAAGCGAGGACATCGGCACCCCGGGGCCCTGCCTGTGTGAGGGGGTGGAGAACCAGGATAGCGCCACCTACAGGCTTCACACCAGCCTCACT GCGTCGGCTCTGAAGGTGTCTACTCCTCTGACAGGGAGGAAGTACGTTCAGGAGAACAGCTTGGCGTCTCCGGTCTCATCCGCCATGAAGAGTGTCGGGCGACTCCACACCCTGCTGTCAGGAACCAAACAGGGGCCGAGTGCTAAGCTCACAGAAACTCTcag GACCTGTGCCAGAGACcccagtgatgtcatcaaacaGCGCCTGAAGGACATGTTCGAACTCCTCTGTCAACATTACGAGGGCAGCGGGGCCGAGAACAGGGGGATGGGaaaag ACATGGCAGTGAAGTACTTCCACTTGGCAGAGGCGCTCTACTACAGGATCCTGGAGTCCATCATCGAGAGAGAGAAGATGATCCTGGGAGACGCCGACCTGTCG TGTATTCTGGAGCAGGACATCTTCCATCGCTCCCTGCTGGCCTGCTGTCTGGAGATCGTTGTCTTCTCCTACAGACCTCCAGGAGATTTCCCCAACCTGATCTCCATCTTCCAGCTCCCCGCCTATCACTTCTACAAG gtgattGAGGTGTTGGTGCGGTCAGAGCAGGGTCTGTTTCGGGAGGTGGTGAAGCACCTGAACCAGGTGGAGGAGCAGGTTCTGGAGAGCCTGGCCTGGACCAGCGACTCCCCGCTGTGGGAAAGCCTCCGTGCATCCAAAGACCCCGTCCCCGCCTGCCAGCAG GTGATGCCTCCACAGTATCTGGAACAAAGCGACGagagcagcagcggcagcggcAGCGGCAGCGTTCCCGTCACTCCAATCAACCACGGAGCTGACCTCAACGCCAACAGCACTGTCaaag GCATGTCCCCCTCCCCCACCACCCTGCTGGACCGGTACAGTTCTCCTCCCACTGGCTTGCATCGTCGCCGCCTGTTTGTCGACCCGGTGGACGGCGAACCTGGAGTCACCTCCAGCACCTCCACCAGCACAGCGCCACCCACTGTGACCAAGACCGGCCAGGCCAGCCTTGTCACGACCATCCCAGCCGGGCAGACTGtggtcaccatggcaaccgccACTGTTACTGCCAACAACGGGCAGACAGTCACCATACCTGTGCATG GTATAGCCAATGAGAGCGGAGGCATCACCTTCATCCCAGTCCAGGTGAGCGTGACCGGACAGGGTGGAGCTACGCTGCAGCCGCTGTCTGCACAGACTCTGACAGGCACCCTCACTGTCCAATCACCCGTCACCAAACCAGCTGTCAAACCAGCCAGCAGGCCGCTGAGGAAAGGCTCGCTGTCGCTGTTCTTCAGGAAG GTGTACCACCTGGCCAGCGTGCGCCTCAGAGATCTCTGTGCCAAACTGGACATCTCATCAGATCTGAGGAGGAAGATCTGGACGTGTTTTGAATATTCTTTGGTTCACTGTACTGAGCTGATGATGGACCGTCACCTGGACCAGCTCCTCATGTGTGCTGTTTACGTCATGGCAAAg GTGACCAAAGAAGACAAATCCTTCCAGAACATTATGAAGTGTTACCGAACGCAGCCTCAGGCCAGCAGCAAT gtgtacAGGAGTGTGTTGATCTCAGGGAGGAGGAGACGACACTCAGGCAGCAACGACACCAACAAACACAACTCACCTGCAGACACCACCCAGGATCCAG CAGGTGGAGACATCAGTCCAGTTTCTATCCGCTCCAGCAGCACCATGCCCACCCCCCAGCCTGGCAGTGCCCCATCCACCCCCACCAACACCTCCAACAagaactcctcctcctcttcttcctcctcctccttcacagTGGGTGACGGAGAAGAGGAGCGAGGAGACCTGATCCACTTCTACAATAACGTTTACATCAAACAGATGAGACACTTTGCTCTGAGATACTCAGCCAGCTCGCCGTCTGCAGGG GTGGAAACCCCCCCTCTGTGTCCGTACCCCACCCTGAGGACAGGCTCCCCTCGTCGCATGCTTCTGTCCAGCAAACACTCCATCTACATCTCACCTCACAAGACAGGCACCGTCCCCACACCGCCCACCCCCAGAGACAAGATTTACTACTATATCTGCAGCAGCCCCCCCAAC CGTCTGCAGGAGATCAACAGTATGATCCGCACCGGAGAGACACCGACCAGGAAGCGCAGCCTGCCTCTGGAGGGTGAGACGTCCCCCAAGAGGGTCTGTCCAGATAaccactctgctctgctccgtCGCCTGCAGGACGTCGCCAACGACCGCAGCTCCTCCCACTga
- the rbl2 gene encoding retinoblastoma-like protein 2 isoform X2, with product MSDEDDFLQKARAGFEDLCRALNMDEEASTEAWKTYENISRNFTLEGSELHWLACALYVACRSSVPTVGKGTAEGNYVSLTRILRCSEMSLIEFFSKMKKWQDMANLPQDFRQSTNKLERNFTVSAVIFKKYVPIFKAIFKAPSDEPPRVHRSRKQRRHPCTVTEVFNFCWVLFVHAKGNFPMISDDLVNSYHLLLCALDLVFTNALLCNARKDLLNPSFRGLPEDFSSKDFRPSAGPYCFIEQLCELHDGLVLEAKGVKEHFWKPFIKKLFHKRIIRGKEDSLTGFLDPMNFGDSFLSLTRVYEEHVLATGSLDERIFTGEGASEDIGTPGPCLCEGVENQDSATYRLHTSLTASALKVSTPLTGRKYVQENSLASPVSSAMKSVGRLHTLLSGTKQGPSAKLTETLRTCARDPSDVIKQRLKDMFELLCQHYEGSGAENRGMGKDMAVKYFHLAEALYYRILESIIEREKMILGDADLSCILEQDIFHRSLLACCLEIVVFSYRPPGDFPNLISIFQLPAYHFYKVIEVLVRSEQGLFREVVKHLNQVEEQVLESLAWTSDSPLWESLRASKDPVPACQQVMPPQYLEQSDESSSGSGSGSVPVTPINHGADLNANSTVKGMSPSPTTLLDRYSSPPTGLHRRRLFVDPVDGEPGVTSSTSTSTAPPTVTKTGQASLVTTIPAGQTVVTMATATVTANNGQTVTIPVHGIANESGGITFIPVQVSVTGQGGATLQPLSAQTLTGTLTVQSPVTKPAVKPASRPLRKGSLSLFFRKVYHLASVRLRDLCAKLDISSDLRRKIWTCFEYSLVHCTELMMDRHLDQLLMCAVYVMAKVTKEDKSFQNIMKCYRTQPQASSNVYRSVLISGRRRRHSGSNDTNKHNSPADTTQDPGGDISPVSIRSSSTMPTPQPGSAPSTPTNTSNKNSSSSSSSSSFTVGDGEEERGDLIHFYNNVYIKQMRHFALRYSASSPSAGVETPPLCPYPTLRTGSPRRMLLSSKHSIYISPHKTGTVPTPPTPRDKIYYYICSSPPNRLQEINSMIRTGETPTRKRSLPLEGETSPKRVCPDNHSALLRRLQDVANDRSSSH from the exons ATGAGCGACGAGGACGACTTTTTGCAGAAAGCCCGAGCCGGGTTTGAAGATCTGTGTCGGGCTTTAAATATGGACGAAGAGGCGAGCACCGAGGCGTGGAAAACCTACgaaaacatcagcagaaacTTTACATTAGAG GGCAGCGAGCTGCACTGGCTGGCCTGTGCTCTGTACGTGGCCTGCAGGTCATCAGTGCCGACGGTGGGGAAAGGCACTGCTGAGGGGAACTACGTGTCTCTGACCAGAATCCTACGCTGCTCAGAGATGAG CCTGATAGAGTTTTTCAGTAAGATGAAGAAGTGGCAGGACATGGCCAACCTGCCGCAGGATTTCCGTCAGAGCACCAACAAGCTGGAGAGAAACTTCACCGTGTCGGCGGTCATCTTTAAGAAGTACGTTCCCATCTTCAAAGCCATCTTCAAGGCGCCGTCAGACGAGCCGCCACGAGTTCACCGCAGCCGCAAACAGAG ACGGCATCCCTGCACTGTGACCGAGGTCTTCAACTTCTGCTGGGTTTTATTTGTTCATGCTAAAG GGAACTTCCCCATGATCAGTGATGACCTGGTGAACTCGTATCACCTCTTGCTGTGTGCCCTCGACCTCGTCTTCACCAACGCTCTGCTGTGCAACGCCAGGAAGGACCTGCTCAACCCCAGCTTCAGAG GTCTCCCAGAGGACTTCAGCAGTAAAGACTTCAGGCCGTCTGCAGGTCCGTACTGCTTCATAGAGCAGCTGTGTGAGCTGCATGACGGTCTGGTGCTGGAGGCCAAAGGAGTCAAAGAACACTTCTGGAAACCTTTCATCAAGAAACTCTTCCACAAGAGG ATCATCAGAGGAAAAGAGGACAGTCTGACCGGCTTTCTGGATCCCATGAACTTTGGAGACAGTTT TTTGTCTCTGACTCGGGTGTATGAGGAACATGTTCTGGCCACCGGCAGTCTGGATGAGAGGATCTTCACCGGTGAGGGGGCAAGCGAGGACATCGGCACCCCGGGGCCCTGCCTGTGTGAGGGGGTGGAGAACCAGGATAGCGCCACCTACAGGCTTCACACCAGCCTCACT GCGTCGGCTCTGAAGGTGTCTACTCCTCTGACAGGGAGGAAGTACGTTCAGGAGAACAGCTTGGCGTCTCCGGTCTCATCCGCCATGAAGAGTGTCGGGCGACTCCACACCCTGCTGTCAGGAACCAAACAGGGGCCGAGTGCTAAGCTCACAGAAACTCTcag GACCTGTGCCAGAGACcccagtgatgtcatcaaacaGCGCCTGAAGGACATGTTCGAACTCCTCTGTCAACATTACGAGGGCAGCGGGGCCGAGAACAGGGGGATGGGaaaag ACATGGCAGTGAAGTACTTCCACTTGGCAGAGGCGCTCTACTACAGGATCCTGGAGTCCATCATCGAGAGAGAGAAGATGATCCTGGGAGACGCCGACCTGTCG TGTATTCTGGAGCAGGACATCTTCCATCGCTCCCTGCTGGCCTGCTGTCTGGAGATCGTTGTCTTCTCCTACAGACCTCCAGGAGATTTCCCCAACCTGATCTCCATCTTCCAGCTCCCCGCCTATCACTTCTACAAG gtgattGAGGTGTTGGTGCGGTCAGAGCAGGGTCTGTTTCGGGAGGTGGTGAAGCACCTGAACCAGGTGGAGGAGCAGGTTCTGGAGAGCCTGGCCTGGACCAGCGACTCCCCGCTGTGGGAAAGCCTCCGTGCATCCAAAGACCCCGTCCCCGCCTGCCAGCAG GTGATGCCTCCACAGTATCTGGAACAAAGCGACGagagcagcagcggcagcggcAGCGGCAGCGTTCCCGTCACTCCAATCAACCACGGAGCTGACCTCAACGCCAACAGCACTGTCaaag GCATGTCCCCCTCCCCCACCACCCTGCTGGACCGGTACAGTTCTCCTCCCACTGGCTTGCATCGTCGCCGCCTGTTTGTCGACCCGGTGGACGGCGAACCTGGAGTCACCTCCAGCACCTCCACCAGCACAGCGCCACCCACTGTGACCAAGACCGGCCAGGCCAGCCTTGTCACGACCATCCCAGCCGGGCAGACTGtggtcaccatggcaaccgccACTGTTACTGCCAACAACGGGCAGACAGTCACCATACCTGTGCATG GTATAGCCAATGAGAGCGGAGGCATCACCTTCATCCCAGTCCAGGTGAGCGTGACCGGACAGGGTGGAGCTACGCTGCAGCCGCTGTCTGCACAGACTCTGACAGGCACCCTCACTGTCCAATCACCCGTCACCAAACCAGCTGTCAAACCAGCCAGCAGGCCGCTGAGGAAAGGCTCGCTGTCGCTGTTCTTCAGGAAG GTGTACCACCTGGCCAGCGTGCGCCTCAGAGATCTCTGTGCCAAACTGGACATCTCATCAGATCTGAGGAGGAAGATCTGGACGTGTTTTGAATATTCTTTGGTTCACTGTACTGAGCTGATGATGGACCGTCACCTGGACCAGCTCCTCATGTGTGCTGTTTACGTCATGGCAAAg GTGACCAAAGAAGACAAATCCTTCCAGAACATTATGAAGTGTTACCGAACGCAGCCTCAGGCCAGCAGCAAT gtgtacAGGAGTGTGTTGATCTCAGGGAGGAGGAGACGACACTCAGGCAGCAACGACACCAACAAACACAACTCACCTGCAGACACCACCCAGGATCCAG GTGGAGACATCAGTCCAGTTTCTATCCGCTCCAGCAGCACCATGCCCACCCCCCAGCCTGGCAGTGCCCCATCCACCCCCACCAACACCTCCAACAagaactcctcctcctcttcttcctcctcctccttcacagTGGGTGACGGAGAAGAGGAGCGAGGAGACCTGATCCACTTCTACAATAACGTTTACATCAAACAGATGAGACACTTTGCTCTGAGATACTCAGCCAGCTCGCCGTCTGCAGGG GTGGAAACCCCCCCTCTGTGTCCGTACCCCACCCTGAGGACAGGCTCCCCTCGTCGCATGCTTCTGTCCAGCAAACACTCCATCTACATCTCACCTCACAAGACAGGCACCGTCCCCACACCGCCCACCCCCAGAGACAAGATTTACTACTATATCTGCAGCAGCCCCCCCAAC CGTCTGCAGGAGATCAACAGTATGATCCGCACCGGAGAGACACCGACCAGGAAGCGCAGCCTGCCTCTGGAGGGTGAGACGTCCCCCAAGAGGGTCTGTCCAGATAaccactctgctctgctccgtCGCCTGCAGGACGTCGCCAACGACCGCAGCTCCTCCCACTga